Within Saccharomonospora cyanea NA-134, the genomic segment GCTGGGCGGGCAGAAGTCCGTCGCCGCATCCGCCCGGCGCGCGGCGGGCGTGCGCGGGGACCTCGACCACTTCGGCGCGCTCGGGTTCCTGCAGGGACTGCTCACCGTGCTGCGCGACTGCGGGCACCCCGGACTGCTGCTCGTGCTCGACGAGACCGAAACCCTGCAACGGGTCCGCGGCGACGTGCGCGAGAAGGGCCTCAACGCGCTACGTCAGCTCGTCGACGAGATCGACGCGGGCCGCTTCCCCGGACTGTTCCTCGTGCTCACCGGCACACCCGCGTTCTTCGACGGGCAGCAGGGCGTGCAGCGGCTCCCACCCCTGGCGCAACGCCTCGCCACCGACTTCTCCACCGACCCGCGCTTCGACTCACCACGGGCGGTGCAGCTCCGGCTGCCCGGCTTCGACCTCGACCGGCTCGGTGAACTCGGTCGCACCGTGCGCGACCTGTACGCGGGAACGGCCCGCAACCCCGAGCGCGTACGGGAGGTGGTGGATGACGCCTACCTCGCCACGCTCGCGCAGGCGCTCACCGGTGAACTCGGCGGCAAGGTCGGCCTCGCACCCCGGCTGTTCCTGCGCAAACTCGTCGCTGACGTGCTCGACCGCGTGGACGAGTTCGCCGACTTCGACCCACGCCGCGACTACCCGATCACGGTCACCGAAACCGAACTCACCGACGTCGAGCGCAACGCCGTGGCGAGTGCCGACGACGTCGACCTGGAACTGCCGTGAGTCAGGCACTGGACCGCCTGCATCCGGCGGTGGTGCACCACGTGGTCAACACCCTGGGCTGGCGGTCGCTGCGGCCCCTCCAACGGCAGGCCGTCGACCCCGTCATGGACGGGCACGACGCGCTGCTGCTCGCCCCCACGGCGGGCGGAAAGACCGAGGCCGCCTGCTTTCCCGTGCTCTCCGCGATGGAGCGACACGGCTGGACCGGGCTGTCGGTGCTGTACGTGTGTCCGCTCAAGGCGCTGCTGAACAACCTGCTGCCCCGGCTGCGCGACTACGCCGCCTGGCTGGGCCGCCGGGTCGAACTGTGGCACGGCGACGTCACGGCCGCCGCGCGGCGGCGCATCCTGGCCGACCCGCCGGACGTGCTGCTGACCACGCCGGAATCGGTGGAAGCCATGCTGGTCAGCGCGAACGTCGACCACAAGCGACAGTTCGGCGACCTGCGGGCGATCGTCGTGGACGAGGTGCACGCGTTCGCGGGCGACGACCGGGGCTGGCATCTGCTGGCCGTGCTCGAACGGCTCACCGTGCTCGTGCAGCGGCCCATCCAGCGCATCGGCCTGTCGGCCACGGTCGGCAACCCAGAACACCTGCTGGCCTGGTTGCAGGGGGCGGGAAAGGACTCCCGGCCTGCGACCGTCGTCGCCCCCGGAGTCGCGGCGACCCCGAACAGGGCACAGGACGGGGACATCGAACTGGACTACGTCGGGTCCGTCGACAACGCCGCCACCGTGATCTCCACATTGCACCGAGGCGAGAAACGGCTCGTGTTCTGCGACTCGCGCCGCCTCGTCGAACAGCTCGGTGCGGCACTGCGCATGCGTGGTGTCACCACGTTCCTGTCCCACGCCTCGCTGTCGGTCGACGAGCGACGCCGTGCCGAGGCGGCCTTCGCCGAGGCCCGTGACTGCGTCATCGTCTCCACGTCCACGTTGGAACTCGGCATCGACGTCGGCGATCTCGACCGGGTCATCCAGCTCGACGCGCCCACCACCGTAGCGTCGTTCCTGCAACGGCTCGGCCGCACCGGGCGGCGTCCGGGCAGCGTGCGCAACTGCCTGTTCCTCGCAC encodes:
- the brxD gene encoding BREX system ATP-binding protein BrxD gives rise to the protein MVTSAVSEARRRDVINALRRGTVPQSGLDLLAVGLDRFATAMDDDLATVARGGAAFHAVRGEYGSGKTFFARWLAERAKRRGLATSEIQVSETETPLHRLETVYRRLTERLTTATHQPSALRAVVDSWLYTLEEHVLDAGEVTEDDPAAFAAAVDTLAEQRLVDVARTTPAFAAALRGYRQALADGDTATAEALIAWLGGQKSVAASARRAAGVRGDLDHFGALGFLQGLLTVLRDCGHPGLLLVLDETETLQRVRGDVREKGLNALRQLVDEIDAGRFPGLFLVLTGTPAFFDGQQGVQRLPPLAQRLATDFSTDPRFDSPRAVQLRLPGFDLDRLGELGRTVRDLYAGTARNPERVREVVDDAYLATLAQALTGELGGKVGLAPRLFLRKLVADVLDRVDEFADFDPRRDYPITVTETELTDVERNAVASADDVDLELP
- a CDS encoding DEAD/DEAH box helicase, with amino-acid sequence MSQALDRLHPAVVHHVVNTLGWRSLRPLQRQAVDPVMDGHDALLLAPTAGGKTEAACFPVLSAMERHGWTGLSVLYVCPLKALLNNLLPRLRDYAAWLGRRVELWHGDVTAAARRRILADPPDVLLTTPESVEAMLVSANVDHKRQFGDLRAIVVDEVHAFAGDDRGWHLLAVLERLTVLVQRPIQRIGLSATVGNPEHLLAWLQGAGKDSRPATVVAPGVAATPNRAQDGDIELDYVGSVDNAATVISTLHRGEKRLVFCDSRRLVEQLGAALRMRGVTTFLSHASLSVDERRRAEAAFAEARDCVIVSTSTLELGIDVGDLDRVIQLDAPTTVASFLQRLGRTGRRPGSVRNCLFLALSQRALLWAAALLELWGRGYVEPVEAPPEPRHIVAQQVLALCLQEHTVGSRLWTGAWNGLAPFDSGAEPMVRHLIEQGYLDRDGELLFIGPEAERRFGRRNFMDMTAVFTAPPQFTVLAGRQEIGQTDPALLTERVEGPRVLLLGGRSWKVTWIDWKRRRCFVEETDLRGKARWHSPGTEGRGHALARAARDVLLGATPPVKLTQRATRTLAALREEWGPTVALDGLVVTRTGGAEADVRWWTWAGRKANATLAASLGAVIDGRFDDLSIRLRDDLTPRMWRAATAGVPDRLCLPEVDERALAGLKFSAALPPRLATATLAARLADLDAAAQVLAEPVRFTVLG